ACGAGATCGATCACCTCCTTTCGACGACTGATCCGGACGAGATTCGCTGCGTTACCATCGAGGGCACCGGAGAGCGCGCGTTCTCGGCGGGCGCGGACGTCACCGGGTTCGCCGACACCGAGCCCGCCGACGTGCTCCGCGCGACGCCGACCTACGAGACCGTCGCGGAGTTTCCCCGACCCGTGGTCGCGAAGATCGAGGGGTACTGCCTCGGCGGCGGCCACGAACTCGCCTTGGCATGTGACATGCGGATCGCGACCGAAGGTTCGACGTTCGGCCAGCCCGAGATCGGGCTCGGCCTGATCCCCGGCGGCGGCGCGACCCAGCGACTCACCCGCCTCGTGGGGGCCGCGCGCGCAAAGGAACTCGTCTTCCGCGGCCACCAGATCGACGCCGCGACCGCAGCCGACTGGGGGATGATCAATCGTGCGGTGCCAGGCGACGAACTCGACGACGCCGTAGAAGAAGTCGTCTCGGACATCGTGAACGGCCCGCCCGTGGGCCTCGAAGTCGCGAAGAAAGTGATGAACGAGGGCGCGGACGCCGATCTCGACGCCGCCCTCACGCTCGAACGCCAGGGGTTCTCGATCCTGATGGGGACCGACGACGTGGCCGAGGGCACCGCCGCGTTCCGCGAGGACCGCGACCCCGAGTTCGAAGGACGCTGACCGTTCGAACCAGATCGAAATCCCTTTGATCGCTGTCTCAGGCCCGTTTCTGGATCTCTTCGCGCAGGAGTTCGCTCACGGTGTCGCCCTCCGCGCGGCCGCCGAGCGCACCCATGCACTCGCCCATCAGTCCGGAGAACGCGCCCATTCCCTCCGTTTCGACCTGGTCCGCGTTCCGCTCGACGACCTCGACGACGACCTCGCGGACCTCCTCGCTCCCCGCACTTCCGAGTCCCTCGCGTTCCGCCGCCTCGGTCGGCGAGAGTTCCGGATTCTCGGCGAGCGCCGTGAGGAGATCGGGCAGCCCCTCGGTCGTGACCTCGCCAGCGGTAAGTAGTGAGAAAGCATCGAGAAACCGCTCGTCGTCGAGTTGCTCGACCGGAACGCCGTCGCGCCGGAGTTCGGTGACGGTGCTCTCGACCGTTTGAGCCGCGAGCGTGGGGTCGACGCCCTGCCCGACCGCCGCCTCGAACAGACTCATCCGGCGGCCGTACGCGACCTGTTCGGCGAGACCGGCATCGAGACCGTGTTCGGATTCGTACCGCTCGACTTTCTCGGTCAGGAGTTCCGGGGGTTCGACGTTCTCGATGTCGAGTTCTACAGGGGGAACGTCGGTCTCGGGGTACATCCGCGCCGCGCCAGGCAGCGGGCGGAGATACTCCGAAGTGGTCTCCTGGACTCCGCGAGTCTCCTCCGGCACGCCCGTGATCGCCGCGCGGGCGCGCTCCGCGACCGCCTCGATCGCCGCCGCGGCCGGTTCGGGGGCGGCGGCGACCATCGCCACCGCGTCGTCCTCGTCCGCGTCGACCGCGTTCCGGAGCGCGTCGACCTCGCTTTCGGTCACGCCGTACGCCGGGAGCTCGTCGGTGTGGAAGATCCCGCCGACACCGTGGCGCTTGGCGTGATCGGCGAACTCGGTGCCGAGCCGGCGATCGGGCTGGATTTCGCGACCCACGAGCCCTGCGAACCCCTCCAGTCGAACGGCCATCGCGCGGCCGTCGCCAGAAAGCGCGCCACCGATCACGCCGCTCTCCGTCTCGGCGAAGACGTCGGTCACGTCCTCGGGATCACCGACGCTCGCATCCCGATCGGAGAGTGCGTCACGGATCGCGAGGAGTTCGACCTGTCTGTGGACCTCTTCGGCCACAATCTCGTCGATATCGTCAAGGCTCTGGACTCCCTTGAGTTCGACGCGCGCACCCGCCGCGATCGAGACGTTGACGTCCTGGCGGATGGTGCCGAGGCCGCGCTTCACGGTGCCAGTCGAGCGTAACAACATCCCGATTCGTTCGGCGGCCTCCTTCGCCTGTGCGGGCGAGGTGATGTCGGGTCGAGTGCCGATCTCGACGAGCGGGATTCCCAACCGATCGAGGGCATATCGAACGCCCGAGTCAGTCTCGTCGACGCGACCGGCGCTCTCCTCTTCGAGCATGAGATCCTCGATTTCAACTGTGCCCGCCGAGGTCTCGATCGCGCCGTCGTCCGCGACGAGCGCCGAGCGTTGAAAGCCCGCCGTGTTCGAGCCGTCGATCACGAGCTTGCGCATGACGTGGGCCTGGTCGATCGGCGTCATGTCGAGCAGGGCGGCGATTTCGAGCGCCACCTCGACCGCCTCGCCGTCGATTCGCCCCGGCGGCTCGTCGTCGGCCTCGACCAGACAGGTGGAGTCAAAGGCGAGGTACTCGAACTCGCGCTCGACGCTCGCCTCCTCCAGCGCGGCGACGTCGATCTCGCCGAGTTCGCTCCGTGTGGGGTGGAGGTATCGGCGGAACCGATGGGTCGAGTTGCCGGGCTCACGTCGATCGGTCGGACAGCCACAGAACAGTTTGGTCTCGGTGTCGAGCTGTTGGTGAATTTCGAGACCCGCGACGAGGCCCAGCTCCTCGTAGTCGTGGTCGTGACCCGGATCATCGTCGGGATCGTGGTCTGACTCCGCGCTCATTGAGGCGACCTGCGGCGCGGAGCGACAAAAACCCGTCCAGTCGTCGCGGCGCGATACCGGCCATCGGATGCGACGGCGTCTCGGCGTTCACGCGGGCCAGTCAATGACAGATGTGGGGTTGATCACACGGAACGTATGCGTTTTTATTCCACATATCGTGGGAATTGTCGCACAATATCCAAGTCACACATCCATCAGTAGCAGCGCTCGAAACAGTTGGAGCAACCACACCAACGATTGGCGACGTGTTGATGTCGGCGGAAAAGACGGGCAGTGATCGCCACCGCATCGATCACTCACCCGGAACAGTACGGTGGCTGGTGTGGTATGTGGAAGACCCACAACTTTAGTCGTGGGTCGCCTGACAATCGAATCAATGGACGCCGACGACGCGATCGATCCGCCACCCGCGTTCCGCAAACGGGCCACCCTGACGAGTGACCCACGTGAGCACTTCAGCGATGAGTGGCCCGAAGCGTGGGATGCCGCCGGCGACCTCCTCGATTGGTTCGAATCGTACGACGCGGTTCTCGACGACGAAACACCGCCGTTCGAATGGTTCGGTGGTGGGACGCTCAACGCCAGCCACGAGTGTCTCGACCGCCATCTCGACGAGCGGAAAAATCGCCTCGCGATCCGGTGGGAGGGACAGCTCGGCGAGACACGCACCTACACCTACCTCGATCTCCATCGCGAGGTCAACGAGTTCGCGGCGGCCCTCCGCGAACGCGGTGTCGGGGAAGACGACGTCGTCACGCTCTATCTGCCGGTGGTCCCCGAACTGGTGGTGGGAATGCTCGCCTGTGCGCGCCTCGGTGCACCGCACAACGTCGTTTCCGCGGGCTTTTCGGCTGACGCGCTGGCGGCACGGATGGAGCGTGCCGATTCGTGCTTTCTCGTGACCTGTGATGGGTACTACCGACGCGGTGACGCGGTCAACCAGAAGCGCCGTGCGGACAACGCTCGATTGGCCATCGACCACGATCTCGAAGCCACCGTCGTCGTCGAACGACTCGGCGACACCCAACTCGGGGCCAACCAGTACGAGTACAGTCAGTTGCTCGCTGCCAACGCTGGGCGCGAAATCGAACCGGTCGCCCGCGACTCGACGGAGACGCTGTTTTTGATCTACACATCCGGGACAACCGGAGAGCCGAAGTCCGTCACGCACACCACCGGTGGCTATCTCGCTCACGTCGCGTGGACCGCACGCAACGTGCTCGATATCACGTCCACGGACACCTACTGGTGTTCGGCCGATATCGGTTGGATCACCGGCCACTCCTACATCGTCTACGGTCCGCTGAGTTTAGGAACGACGACCATGCTCTACGAGGGGACCGCCGATCATCTTCGAAAGGATCGACTCTTCTCGATCATCGAACGCAACGCTGTCGACATCCTTTATACGGCACCGACAGCGATTCGATCGTTCATGAAGTGGGGCGAGGAGTACCCCGCCCGCCACGATTTATCGAGCCTCCGGCTACTCGGCACCGTCGGCAAACCCATCGACCCGCGAGCGTGGAAGTGGTACTACACCCACGTTGGGGGCGAGTCGTGTCCTGTCGTCGACACGTGGTGGCAGACCGAAACAGGGGCCATCCTCGTCTCGACGCTGCCCGGTATCGATACGATGAAACCCGGCTCCGCCGGGCCGCCGTTACCGGGTATCGACGCCGCCATCGTCGGCCCGGACGGCAGCGAGCAGCCAGTCGGCGAGAGAGGTATGCTCGCGGTCAGGACGCCGTGGCCGGGAATGCCCCGAGAACTCGCAGAGGCGACCGACTGGGGGGCGAGTGCCGTTGCGGGCGATGAGTGGCGGTACATCGCGGGCGACGAGGCGATCGCCGACGATGACGGATACATTCGTGTTCTCGGTCGGCGGGACGACGCCATCACCGTCGCCAACCAGCGAATCGGGATCGCGGAAATAGAGAGCGCCGTCGTCAGCGTTGAGGGTATCGCCGAGGCCGCAGTCGTCGGCGTCGATCACTCGACGCGGGAAACGGCGGTGTACGCCTACGTCAACCCGGCGACACAGCAGGCTGCCGACGATGCACTCCACGAGGCGGTTATCGCTGCCGTCGAGGAGGCGATCGGACCAATGGCCAGTCCCGAACGAGTCATCTTCACGCCAGAACTCCCGAAGACCCGTTCGGGAAAGATCATGCGCCGGCTGTTGGAATCCGTCGCCAACGATGAAGACTACGGCGACCTCAGCGCGCTACGCAACCCCGAAGTCGTCGGCGAACTCCGCTCGAATGACGATGAGATTTCGAATGAATAGATTGTTCCGAAACTTCACTACCGTTTTGGAGAACCATGCGGGAGCCAACAGCGGCGAGCGGGCGTAGCGACCGTAGCACCTATTTCGCTTCTCAAAATAGAATCGAAACAGAATGGATGGGCTAGCCCAGTTCCTCTGTACGGGTGGCTACGAGCGTCTTCGTCGGGCGACCCGGACCCACCGTGGCGATCTCGTTGTCCGACTGTGTGGAGAGGTCGGACTTCAGCCGAGTGAAGTGGTTGCCATCAGCCCCGCCGACGTTCGCCAAACAGGCACAACACGGCTGCTCGACGTTGGAGACCGCGAAGCATTCGTTCCAGCAGCGGTGGCCCATTCGATACAGAAGTACGCCCAGTCGGTCGACGATACCGACCCACTCGTGGACGTCTCGGAGCGTCGTATCCAGATGTTGGTCAGCGAGAGCGGCACGCGAGCCGCTGACGCGACCGGCGACAACCGATTCCGGGACGTCTCGACACGGAACCTCCGGGCCGCCCACGCCCGTCAACTGTTACACGACGGTGTTGATGCACGAATCGTCCTCGCAGTGACTGCCTACGAACGGGTGGCCGCGCTGGAACCCTACCTCCCGACTCCGGATCGTGAGACGGTCGCGGCGGCTCTCTCGGGGAAAAGTGCACTGACAGCTGACGGCCTACCCGCCTGGCTCCGGCGAGCAGTGCGTGTCGTGGCCGATGTGGGGGAGGAGCTCATGGTCGCCACTAGCGCATCGGACATCCACGAGACGGTCTGTGGCCGACTGGCTGATACGGACGGCTATCGCTTCGCATGGATCGCGGAGACGACTGGCGATGGTCTCACGGTTCGGGCACACGCCGGCGTCGCAGCCAACAGTGTCGACCAAATGCTTGCCGACCGGAGCGACCTCGTCACCGACGTGGTCGAGGAGCAGACAATCCGAACCGTAGATGTCGGGGACACCACGCTACTTGCTGTTCCACTCGCCGGGGAGATGACCCGTGGCCTGCTCGGAATTGGAACGCTTCGGGAAGACGTCGACGCTATCGAGCGTGACTTACTCGGTGCGCTCGGTGCACAGGTCGGTCACGCACTCGCCGTGATCGAGCATCGACGGCTGTTGCTCGCCGATACAGTGACCGAACTGACGTTCGATATCGGGCGCGAGGCAGCGTTCCTGCCCGAAACCGCGGCTACACTCGACTGTGAGTTCGAACTCGTCGGCATCGTCCCCGCCGACGAGGGGGTGCTCTGTTATGTCACCACCCGAGCGGTCACACCGGATGCGGTCTTCGAACGCGCGAGCACTACCGATGAGGTGAGTGACGTTCGGTTCGTCAGCGACGACGAGACGGGCATGCTGCTCGAGCTCATGCTTCGGCGTTCCCCGATTCGGACGTTCGCGAAGCTCGGTGGCCAGATTCGATCCTACGAGGTTGGGTCGCAGGGTGGGCAGTTGGTCGGAGAAACACCGACCGACGCAAACGTTCGGAGTATCGTCGAGACCATGACAGATACGTTTCCCACGGCCCATCTGACGGCGAAACGGGAAACCGAACCCGAGACCGCAACCGACGGCCGGTTTCGAGAGACACTAACCGATGACCTTACCGAACGACAGACTGCAGCGCTCCGATCAGCCTACTTTGGCGGGTACTTCGAGTGGCCACGTGACTCCACGGCCGAGGAACTGGCCGACTCCCTCAGCGTCTCGTCGCCGACTCTCCACCACCACCTTCGGATTGCGCAAAAGAAACTCCTCCAGTCGTTCTTCCACGACAGCGGATAGTGCAAGACCACGAAGCAGCTATGGACATCTCACTCTAACTGTCTAGCCATACCCAGTGCTACGAGTACGATACTCATGTGAGACGATAGCGAATGCTTTGACAGCCACAGACCCAGTAGAGGTTTCGTAGCCGACGAACCACCGGAGTTTGGGGTCCTAACGAGGTCATTGGAATAATTAGCAGGTTTCTTTATGATAGACGCATCGGGAGAGCTACTCGCCTATGCCGAAACAAAACGTCGAACTGGAAGCCCTGGTGGCTGACCAGGATGAGTTCGAGCCATCGGGATCGTTCGTCGAACAGGCAACCGTGTCCGCTCCGTCGATCTGCGACGAGTTCGGTGGCTGGATACGCGGACAATCACGGCAACAATGGTAACACAATGACCGACAGCCGCCCACAGACGACGAACGAATCGAGAACGACGGAAGCTGACGGTGGGGTGACGACGAACCACCGTTCCACCGACTATCTCGACGCAGAAGTGAACATCTTCAATCCGGATACCGCGTTCATGCGCGATCACCTGAAACTGATCTGGACGACGTTTCTGGCTTGGTCGGTTGCGGTCTTCGGGCCGGTAACGGCTGCACTCGTCTTTCCCGAACTGATGACCGGGACCATCGTCCTCGGCTTCCAGTTGCACGTTCTTCTGACGGGTATCGGCGCGCCGTTCGGCGCGCTCGTTCTGTCGGCGGTGTACGCCTACCGACCCGACCGAACCCGAGACGCTCGCCGATCTNGCGCCATCAGAGATGTGTATAAGAGACAGAGATGGCGGTGAGAACGCATGAGCATGGATGTTCTGTTGCAAGTCGTGCCCGAGGGACTCAATATCGGCTTCAAGCTCATCCCGGCGCTCACGACTATCGGGATGTTGGTCGCGTTCCTCGCAGTCGGCTTTTTCTTCCGCGTGGCCGATACGGACAATCTCTGGGTCGCCGGTCGGTCGATCGGAAACATCGAGAACGGGATGGCGATCGGTGCCAACTGGATGTCGGCGGCGTCGTATCTCGGCGTCGCAGCGACCATCGCCACGCTCGGGTACTTCGGCCTGGCGTATCTCGTCGGCTGGACGGCGGGCTATTTCATCCTCCTCATCTTCCTTGCCTCGCAGTTCCGTCGGTTCGGTAAGTACACGGCACCGGATTTCGTCGCGGACCGGTTTTACTCCGACACTGGCCGTGCCATCGCGGCGGTGACGACGTTGTTCATCGCGTACGTGTACGCCGTCAGTCAGGGACGCGGCATGGGGCTGATGTCAATGTATCTCTTCGGGACGAGCTACACCCAGGGAGTGATCCTCCTCATGGGCGTCACCATCGGTTACGTTGCCCTCTCGGGAATGTTAGGAACGACCAAGAACATGGCGCTGCAGTACGTGATCCTCATCATCGCCTTCCTCGGTGGACTGTACGCTGTCGGCTGGACGCAGGGCTACTCGACGGTGCTGCCGTATCTCGAGTTCGGTGACGAAGCGACACTCGTCGCCGAAGAGATCGCGCGCGAATTCACGGCTCCCTTCGCCAACGCCGGCTACTACGAATGGGTGGCGCTGTGTTTCACCCTGATCGTCGGTACCTGTGGGCTACCACACGTGCTGGTGCGTTTCTACACGGTCGACAACGAGCGGACGGCTCGGTGGTCCTGCGTCTGGGGGCTGTTTTTCATCTGCCTGCTGTACTGGGGTACCGCTGCATACGCCGCATTCGGCACGCTGCTGTTCGACCAGAGCCAAGCGCTGTCGTTCCCCTTCACGTCGGACCAGGGTGATGTCGTGGTCGTTCTCACGGCACAGCTCGCCAACCTCCCCGAATGGCTCGTCGGTCTCGTCGCCGCCGGGGCGGTCTCAGCGGCGTTGGCGACGGTTGCAGGGCTGTTCATCTCCGGCTCGTCGGCTGCCGCACACGACATCTACACGAACCTCTACAAACCCGAGGCATCCCAGCGCGAGCAGCTCATCGTGGGCCGGTTGACGATACTCGGACTCGGGATTTTGGTAGCGGCGACAGCGATTGCCGACATCGGGGTCATTGCCTCTCTCGTCGCTGTGGCGTTCGCGATCGCTGGTGTCGTGATGTTTCCCGTGTTCTTCCTCGGTCTTTGGTGGGAGCGCACCACTCGAGAGGGCGCTCTCGCCGGGATGCTCGTCGGACTGACGATCTCCATCGTGACCATCATCAACGACTACGCTGCACAGGTGATCGGCGGTGAGGGCCCGCTTGTACCAGCGCTCAATGCGGTGCTGCCGGCGACATCGACGGCGCTCATCGGTGTCCCGGTCGTGATGGCCGTCATCATCGCGATCTCACTGGTCACTGACGATCCACCAGAAGAGGTCAAACGTCTGGTTCGGCAGTGTCACAGCCCCGAACCAATGAGTCGGATGGAAAGTGCCGAAGAGGTTGCCACCGACGGTGGTGAGCCATCCACGGAATCGCGAGCCACGTCAGCACGAGGCGCTCCAGATGAGGGGGACGATGGCCGTTCTCGTTGAAAACGGTCGAAGCGTCGGGGCGCTTCGGTTCCCTGCAAGCAGCGATGTCGGCACGAGCGGCCGTCACCGGTGGCACACTCCGTCGGCCTCGACGGGAGCGATTGCCGCGCTTGGAGGCCGATGAGATGAGTTTCCGTGAAGCCGTCGGAGACCACATCAGCGAACACCGCTCCGGCATGCTCGTCGACCTGGTGTTCGCGTGCAGTTGGGTGACGATGGTCACCGTTCTGTTCAGGGTGCTCGATGGTCCAGAGTGGGCCTACTACCTGTGTATGCTCGCGGGTGTGATTGCCTACTACGGGTTTTTCGCGTCCGTTGCGATCGCACGAGAGAACGAGACGATCTCGTAAGTGTCGGAATCCTTCGTCGATACGGCCGAGAAGATCTTTGCTACAGTTGATTAGATCTGGTGGCGAGGTGATTTTTCGACAAATCATCGATCCATGATGTGAGAGTTCTGGAAGGGTTCCGCTGTCCATACACGAGAGTCACGATTGGAACAAGACTTATTTGCTAACGAGTGACAGTCACGGGGCGTGAACCGTTCGCAGGCCCTCCTCATCGCTGTCGCCGTGGTGGTCGTGCTCTCGGGCTGTAACGCTCTCACCGGCAGCGACACCGAAACGGACACACCAACCGTTACCCCGGCCGCCGTACCGACCGACGAGCCGACACCCACGCCGGTGCCAATGCTCGCGCCGGGACTCACACGGGCAGGCGTCGTGAGTGCGAGCGATCTGGCGGACGCTCACGACACGAATCTCGCCGATGGATCGTTCAGATTGTATACGAACCAAAGTGTAAGATACGACAACGGAACGCTCCGGGTCCGGCTAAATCAAACAGCGCGAATAGCGAACGGTTCTGGCTCGTTTTACTCCGTCGGTGAGTACAAAGGGTTAATCACACAGCCGCCAGTGAACTTCCCAGAGCGGTTCAAAACGTGGTCGGACGGCGAACAGGTATTCACCGCGTCTATTCAGGAAAACAACACAAGCTACCGGCGAACCAGACAGAGTCGCGCCGACTACGACTTCCGAAGAAGTAGTCGATTTTTCACTCTGTTCAACGCACTCGAAACGCGTGTCGTCGGCCAGGAGACGCGAAACGACACGAAACTCTACATAGTCCGGGCGACGAACCTCACAAACCCCGAATACC
The genomic region above belongs to Halococcus saccharolyticus DSM 5350 and contains:
- a CDS encoding enoyl-CoA hydratase/isomerase family protein is translated as EIDHLLSTTDPDEIRCVTIEGTGERAFSAGADVTGFADTEPADVLRATPTYETVAEFPRPVVAKIEGYCLGGGHELALACDMRIATEGSTFGQPEIGLGLIPGGGATQRLTRLVGAARAKELVFRGHQIDAATAADWGMINRAVPGDELDDAVEEVVSDIVNGPPVGLEVAKKVMNEGADADLDAALTLERQGFSILMGTDDVAEGTAAFREDRDPEFEGR
- the gatE gene encoding Glu-tRNA(Gln) amidotransferase subunit GatE, encoding MSAESDHDPDDDPGHDHDYEELGLVAGLEIHQQLDTETKLFCGCPTDRREPGNSTHRFRRYLHPTRSELGEIDVAALEEASVEREFEYLAFDSTCLVEADDEPPGRIDGEAVEVALEIAALLDMTPIDQAHVMRKLVIDGSNTAGFQRSALVADDGAIETSAGTVEIEDLMLEEESAGRVDETDSGVRYALDRLGIPLVEIGTRPDITSPAQAKEAAERIGMLLRSTGTVKRGLGTIRQDVNVSIAAGARVELKGVQSLDDIDEIVAEEVHRQVELLAIRDALSDRDASVGDPEDVTDVFAETESGVIGGALSGDGRAMAVRLEGFAGLVGREIQPDRRLGTEFADHAKRHGVGGIFHTDELPAYGVTESEVDALRNAVDADEDDAVAMVAAAPEPAAAAIEAVAERARAAITGVPEETRGVQETTSEYLRPLPGAARMYPETDVPPVELDIENVEPPELLTEKVERYESEHGLDAGLAEQVAYGRRMSLFEAAVGQGVDPTLAAQTVESTVTELRRDGVPVEQLDDERFLDAFSLLTAGEVTTEGLPDLLTALAENPELSPTEAAEREGLGSAGSEEVREVVVEVVERNADQVETEGMGAFSGLMGECMGALGGRAEGDTVSELLREEIQKRA
- a CDS encoding sodium:solute symporter family transporter; this encodes MSMDVLLQVVPEGLNIGFKLIPALTTIGMLVAFLAVGFFFRVADTDNLWVAGRSIGNIENGMAIGANWMSAASYLGVAATIATLGYFGLAYLVGWTAGYFILLIFLASQFRRFGKYTAPDFVADRFYSDTGRAIAAVTTLFIAYVYAVSQGRGMGLMSMYLFGTSYTQGVILLMGVTIGYVALSGMLGTTKNMALQYVILIIAFLGGLYAVGWTQGYSTVLPYLEFGDEATLVAEEIAREFTAPFANAGYYEWVALCFTLIVGTCGLPHVLVRFYTVDNERTARWSCVWGLFFICLLYWGTAAYAAFGTLLFDQSQALSFPFTSDQGDVVVVLTAQLANLPEWLVGLVAAGAVSAALATVAGLFISGSSAAAHDIYTNLYKPEASQREQLIVGRLTILGLGILVAATAIADIGVIASLVAVAFAIAGVVMFPVFFLGLWWERTTREGALAGMLVGLTISIVTIINDYAAQVIGGEGPLVPALNAVLPATSTALIGVPVVMAVIIAISLVTDDPPEEVKRLVRQCHSPEPMSRMESAEEVATDGGEPSTESRATSARGAPDEGDDGRSR
- a CDS encoding DUF4212 domain-containing protein, yielding MRDHLKLIWTTFLAWSVAVFGPVTAALVFPELMTGTIVLGFQLHVLLTGIGAPFGALVLSAVYAYRPDRTRDARRSXAIRDVYKRQRWR
- a CDS encoding bacterio-opsin activator domain-containing protein, producing MDGLAQFLCTGGYERLRRATRTHRGDLVVRLCGEVGLQPSEVVAISPADVRQTGTTRLLDVGDREAFVPAAVAHSIQKYAQSVDDTDPLVDVSERRIQMLVSESGTRAADATGDNRFRDVSTRNLRAAHARQLLHDGVDARIVLAVTAYERVAALEPYLPTPDRETVAAALSGKSALTADGLPAWLRRAVRVVADVGEELMVATSASDIHETVCGRLADTDGYRFAWIAETTGDGLTVRAHAGVAANSVDQMLADRSDLVTDVVEEQTIRTVDVGDTTLLAVPLAGEMTRGLLGIGTLREDVDAIERDLLGALGAQVGHALAVIEHRRLLLADTVTELTFDIGREAAFLPETAATLDCEFELVGIVPADEGVLCYVTTRAVTPDAVFERASTTDEVSDVRFVSDDETGMLLELMLRRSPIRTFAKLGGQIRSYEVGSQGGQLVGETPTDANVRSIVETMTDTFPTAHLTAKRETEPETATDGRFRETLTDDLTERQTAALRSAYFGGYFEWPRDSTAEELADSLSVSSPTLHHHLRIAQKKLLQSFFHDSG
- a CDS encoding DUF7537 family lipoprotein — its product is MNRSQALLIAVAVVVVLSGCNALTGSDTETDTPTVTPAAVPTDEPTPTPVPMLAPGLTRAGVVSASDLADAHDTNLADGSFRLYTNQSVRYDNGTLRVRLNQTARIANGSGSFYSVGEYKGLITQPPVNFPERFKTWSDGEQVFTASIQENNTSYRRTRQSRADYDFRRSSRFFTLFNALETRVVGQETRNDTKLYIVRATNLTNPEYLPGIYPVGATENPRNISFRALIDSQGIVRSHYLAYTTTDIQRGVNTTNRITQSVRYTDIGSTTVDRPDWYEAANRTITVAE
- a CDS encoding acetate--CoA ligase → MDADDAIDPPPAFRKRATLTSDPREHFSDEWPEAWDAAGDLLDWFESYDAVLDDETPPFEWFGGGTLNASHECLDRHLDERKNRLAIRWEGQLGETRTYTYLDLHREVNEFAAALRERGVGEDDVVTLYLPVVPELVVGMLACARLGAPHNVVSAGFSADALAARMERADSCFLVTCDGYYRRGDAVNQKRRADNARLAIDHDLEATVVVERLGDTQLGANQYEYSQLLAANAGREIEPVARDSTETLFLIYTSGTTGEPKSVTHTTGGYLAHVAWTARNVLDITSTDTYWCSADIGWITGHSYIVYGPLSLGTTTMLYEGTADHLRKDRLFSIIERNAVDILYTAPTAIRSFMKWGEEYPARHDLSSLRLLGTVGKPIDPRAWKWYYTHVGGESCPVVDTWWQTETGAILVSTLPGIDTMKPGSAGPPLPGIDAAIVGPDGSEQPVGERGMLAVRTPWPGMPRELAEATDWGASAVAGDEWRYIAGDEAIADDDGYIRVLGRRDDAITVANQRIGIAEIESAVVSVEGIAEAAVVGVDHSTRETAVYAYVNPATQQAADDALHEAVIAAVEEAIGPMASPERVIFTPELPKTRSGKIMRRLLESVANDEDYGDLSALRNPEVVGELRSNDDEISNE